One genomic segment of Candidatus Ozemobacteraceae bacterium includes these proteins:
- a CDS encoding tetratricopeptide repeat protein, whose protein sequence is MISRWEILLEKGQAYFDLKQYEKAVQTFVQVLKDNPDHVPTLRMKAECHQALGQNADAIQTLELLVAKEPGDPAVLRALGQLLMAAGNVDKAVDLFDQALRSHPDDARLQLEVGKLHLSRGNVDKAEEHFRSAAEADASCVEATIELARLAIARDNVNGAVELYLKALESSPDNAQLHFELGEAYNLNGQYNDALMEYKKAEYIDPNNPDVHFRIGKDLESKGKLEEALEKYQAVKELSKDNLEVCYRCGKLWQRLDKPDKAIAEFLEIVRIKPDWLEIRYELAQLYASKGAFDEQIRQYEAIAEMDSGSVDVMLNLAAGYESAGRLDKALDAYHKAFHADPENLSVAEKIYELVLSGAPSDPVMDALEALSVQRPDDANLFLLLARTYRDRDMMDEANAYYTRVLELEPDRAEIKGELREIYRSKGLVAEEIDAITHLLEAEPDNLQLWIDLENLQSQAGRKKELISTLRSLMRLNPSVTWSVKLGKIYQELGQNDEAITSFKRALELDPQDPSPHYALVDLYKEKGLNEKVIESYQAIIRVDPNNLQAHLELGALYKQLGRIQEQIASLKRAIDLGAREPMLFLELGSLLQQNNRMEEAGQALQQAKELAPDDRRITDRLVQIYLAAGNDQAAILELEGLRQRDPEDIDIYIKLARIYLGRNQHAEALELLNQARTVAPQNLDVAVELGKLYIAGEQFAETIQLMKEIRSIAPTDSRFTALISEAYAKSGEQEMAILELKQLIAQDPSNIDARVQLGRVYSIARMFDQATMMFKEVIREAPSDPTGHIELGRIYVTMGNEFNDDSMVDNGMNELQEAVRVSPDSAAAHYELGMALNAKKRIEEAFAEFETVLRIDPLHIQGKEMFDQLSKVKLSNQASEGLNQARVFNERGMFKNAILEYENVLRMAPNNEVAWYELGLVHLELNQTDNALECFAKAKELKPEYLEVYIALAKTYLKIEQPDNASMELQELLGIEANHYEGLVMLGKIFQQKGWADEAIERFEAAVQIDPYGLDPVLQLAILNKEKNDFDAAKRWFQKVIDLDAGNAIATDFFANLSASQRTQEIDDAMKKAQEAEKSGDIDAAIMHYDSIIDLDTRNLEARYHLGRLYESKNMFDEATFEYEQAISYDQEDRFKDIPVRLGDLYTRKGKIVEAVEVLHKAKRNFPTNLNVRIQLITQLKFKVMNNFHTADELSELNAKIREAANKNQTPQDWLELGLFVSKGLDTTISEEDAISQSIECFEKVIQLDANNSFAMLELAKVYYRKNLFDQVEATYKKILELDPENITVHRRIADLYSQQHRFQEAISEYRQLIELEPANGEYHMKIIDLHKETHAKDEGRAKQFFQIIADLKAKVEQNPKDSMNCFALGYAYITLSSGFTPSEEEQQWAVYYFKQANAADPNNLWPYWGLKIVYNKQSISGKHMYDEAIAICKKALKVDENNPRAHYELGEAYNENYDHNMKNEALNEYRRAIQLAPDFVDAHFRLASIYRVKNMFDKAVEEYNKVIELDPTSILSKDAKRSLVHIERSRGEG, encoded by the coding sequence ATGATCAGCCGCTGGGAAATCCTTCTCGAGAAGGGCCAGGCATACTTCGATCTGAAGCAGTATGAGAAGGCAGTCCAGACATTCGTTCAGGTATTGAAGGACAATCCTGACCATGTGCCGACGCTGAGAATGAAGGCGGAGTGCCACCAGGCGCTCGGGCAGAACGCCGATGCGATCCAGACCCTGGAGCTTCTCGTTGCGAAGGAACCCGGCGATCCGGCTGTGCTCCGCGCTCTCGGCCAGCTTCTGATGGCCGCCGGCAACGTCGACAAGGCTGTCGACCTGTTCGACCAGGCCCTGCGCAGTCATCCCGACGACGCCCGTCTGCAACTGGAGGTGGGGAAGCTCCATCTGAGCCGCGGGAACGTTGACAAGGCCGAGGAGCATTTTCGGTCGGCGGCCGAAGCCGACGCTTCGTGCGTCGAAGCGACGATCGAACTGGCCCGGCTGGCCATCGCCCGCGACAACGTGAACGGCGCCGTCGAGCTGTATCTGAAAGCCCTCGAATCATCCCCCGACAATGCCCAGCTGCACTTCGAACTCGGCGAGGCCTACAACCTGAACGGCCAGTACAACGACGCCCTGATGGAATACAAGAAAGCCGAGTATATCGACCCGAATAATCCCGACGTCCATTTCCGCATCGGAAAGGATCTCGAATCCAAGGGCAAGCTCGAAGAGGCCCTGGAAAAATACCAGGCCGTCAAAGAGCTCTCGAAGGACAACCTGGAAGTCTGTTACCGGTGCGGCAAGCTCTGGCAGCGACTCGACAAGCCCGACAAGGCGATCGCGGAGTTTCTCGAGATCGTCAGGATCAAACCCGACTGGCTCGAGATCCGGTATGAGCTCGCCCAGTTGTACGCGTCGAAAGGCGCATTTGACGAACAGATCAGGCAGTATGAGGCGATCGCCGAGATGGATTCCGGCTCAGTCGACGTCATGTTGAACCTGGCCGCCGGATACGAATCGGCAGGCCGGCTCGACAAGGCGCTCGATGCGTATCACAAGGCGTTCCATGCGGATCCCGAGAATCTCAGCGTAGCCGAGAAAATATACGAACTGGTCTTGTCAGGCGCCCCCTCCGATCCCGTGATGGACGCGCTCGAAGCGTTGTCCGTCCAGCGCCCCGATGACGCCAACCTGTTCCTCCTCCTGGCTCGCACCTATCGGGACCGGGACATGATGGACGAAGCAAACGCGTACTATACGCGCGTCCTGGAACTCGAACCGGACCGCGCGGAGATCAAGGGAGAACTGCGGGAAATCTACCGTTCGAAAGGCCTCGTGGCTGAAGAGATCGACGCGATTACCCATCTGCTCGAAGCCGAACCCGACAACCTCCAACTCTGGATCGACCTCGAGAACCTCCAGAGCCAGGCCGGCCGGAAGAAGGAACTGATTTCCACCCTCCGGTCTCTCATGCGGCTGAACCCGTCGGTCACCTGGTCGGTCAAACTCGGAAAAATCTACCAGGAGCTCGGCCAGAACGACGAGGCGATCACCTCCTTCAAACGCGCCCTGGAGCTCGATCCTCAGGATCCGTCGCCACATTACGCCCTCGTCGATCTGTACAAGGAAAAAGGGCTCAACGAGAAAGTCATCGAGTCGTATCAGGCGATCATCCGGGTCGATCCGAACAATCTTCAGGCCCATCTCGAGCTTGGAGCGCTTTACAAGCAACTCGGGAGAATCCAGGAACAGATCGCGTCCCTCAAGCGCGCCATCGATCTCGGCGCGCGCGAACCGATGCTCTTCCTCGAACTCGGCTCGCTTCTGCAGCAGAACAACCGGATGGAGGAAGCCGGCCAGGCCCTCCAGCAGGCGAAGGAACTCGCCCCCGACGACCGGCGGATCACCGACCGGCTCGTCCAGATCTACCTCGCAGCCGGCAACGACCAGGCGGCCATTCTCGAACTCGAGGGCCTGCGCCAGCGCGATCCGGAAGATATCGACATCTATATCAAACTCGCCAGGATCTACCTCGGGAGAAATCAGCACGCCGAAGCACTGGAGCTATTGAACCAGGCCCGCACGGTCGCGCCGCAAAACCTGGACGTCGCGGTCGAACTGGGGAAGCTGTACATCGCCGGAGAGCAGTTTGCCGAAACCATTCAACTGATGAAGGAGATCAGGAGCATCGCTCCGACCGACAGCCGTTTCACGGCGCTGATCTCCGAAGCTTACGCGAAGTCCGGCGAACAGGAGATGGCGATTCTCGAGTTGAAACAGCTGATCGCCCAAGATCCCTCGAACATCGACGCGAGAGTGCAGCTCGGGCGGGTATATTCGATCGCACGGATGTTCGACCAGGCAACCATGATGTTCAAGGAAGTCATCAGGGAAGCCCCGTCCGACCCGACCGGGCACATCGAGCTCGGCCGGATCTATGTGACGATGGGCAACGAATTCAACGATGATTCCATGGTCGATAACGGCATGAACGAGCTCCAGGAAGCCGTCAGAGTCAGTCCCGACTCGGCCGCGGCCCATTACGAGCTCGGCATGGCGCTCAATGCCAAGAAACGAATCGAAGAGGCGTTCGCGGAGTTCGAAACCGTCCTGCGCATCGACCCCCTGCACATCCAAGGCAAGGAGATGTTCGACCAGCTGTCGAAGGTCAAGCTTTCCAACCAGGCATCGGAAGGCCTGAACCAGGCTCGGGTTTTCAACGAGCGCGGCATGTTCAAGAACGCGATTCTCGAATACGAGAACGTCCTGCGCATGGCCCCGAACAACGAAGTCGCCTGGTATGAACTCGGCCTCGTCCACCTCGAATTGAACCAGACGGACAACGCCCTCGAATGCTTCGCTAAGGCGAAGGAGCTCAAACCGGAATATCTTGAAGTATATATCGCTCTGGCCAAGACCTACCTGAAGATCGAACAACCCGACAACGCATCGATGGAGCTCCAGGAGCTCCTCGGCATCGAGGCGAACCATTACGAAGGCCTCGTCATGCTCGGAAAGATCTTCCAGCAGAAAGGCTGGGCAGATGAAGCCATCGAGCGGTTCGAGGCCGCCGTTCAGATCGATCCGTACGGGCTCGATCCGGTTCTCCAGCTCGCCATTCTGAACAAGGAAAAGAACGATTTCGACGCGGCGAAGCGGTGGTTCCAGAAAGTCATCGACCTCGACGCCGGAAACGCGATCGCGACCGACTTTTTCGCCAATCTGAGCGCTTCGCAGCGCACCCAGGAAATCGACGACGCGATGAAGAAGGCGCAGGAGGCCGAGAAGAGCGGCGACATCGACGCCGCGATCATGCATTACGACAGCATCATCGATCTCGACACGCGCAATCTCGAAGCGCGCTACCACCTCGGCAGGCTGTACGAATCGAAGAACATGTTCGACGAAGCCACGTTCGAGTACGAGCAGGCCATTTCCTATGACCAGGAGGACCGGTTCAAGGACATCCCGGTCAGGCTTGGCGATCTGTACACCAGGAAGGGCAAGATCGTCGAGGCCGTCGAGGTGCTTCACAAGGCAAAGAGGAACTTCCCGACCAACCTGAATGTGCGCATTCAGCTGATCACACAGCTCAAGTTCAAGGTCATGAACAATTTTCACACCGCCGACGAGCTTTCCGAGCTGAACGCGAAAATCCGCGAAGCGGCCAACAAGAACCAGACTCCGCAGGACTGGCTCGAACTCGGTCTTTTCGTGTCGAAGGGTCTGGACACGACCATTTCCGAGGAGGACGCGATCTCGCAATCGATCGAGTGTTTCGAGAAAGTCATCCAACTCGACGCGAACAACTCCTTCGCCATGCTCGAACTGGCCAAAGTGTACTACCGGAAGAACCTCTTCGACCAGGTCGAGGCGACCTACAAGAAGATCCTCGAGCTCGACCCGGAGAACATCACCGTCCATCGGAGAATCGCAGACCTCTACTCACAGCAGCACCGGTTCCAGGAAGCCATTTCCGAGTATCGGCAGTTGATCGAGCTCGAGCCGGCAAACGGCGAATACCACATGAAGATCATCGATCTTCACAAGGAAACCCACGCGAAGGACGAGGGCCGCGCCAAGCAGTTCTTCCAGATCATCGCCGACCTGAAAGCCAAGGTCGAACAGAATCCGAAGGACTCGATGAACTGCTTTGCGCTGGGGTACGCCTACATCACGCTCAGCTCGGGTTTCACGCCGTCCGAGGAAGAGCAGCAGTGGGCGGTCTACTACTTCAAACAGGCGAACGCGGCCGACCCGAACAATCTCTGGCCGTACTGGGGCCTGAAGATCGTCTACAACAAGCAGTCGATCTCGGGAAAGCACATGTACGACGAGGCCATCGCAATCTGCAAGAAGGCCCTCAAGGTCGACGAGAACAACCCCCGCGCGCACTACGAGCTTGGCGAGGCCTACAACGAGAACTACGACCACAACATGAAGAACGAGGCGCTCAACGAATACCGCCGGGCGATCCAGCTGGCGCCGGATTTCGTGGATGCGCATTTCAGGCTCGCAAGCATCTATCGCGTCAAGAACATGTTCGACAAGGCCGTCGAGGAATACAACAAGGTTATCGAGCTCGATCCGACGAGCATCCTGTCGAAAGATGCGAAACGCTCGCTGGTTCATATCGAACGATCTCGCGGAGAAGGCTGA
- the rimO gene encoding 30S ribosomal protein S12 methylthiotransferase RimO: MKFHLISLGCPKNTADSEVVAADLERRGLVWVSSADEADLVLINTCGFIKDAKEESLRTVMQVLALKDERPELRVAVFGCMIKRYRDEIAKEIPEIDLVFEFFSGCELDGMISRITETPRPPRAGRNTWVPSARRFTPPHIGFLKIAEGCSNHCAYCAIPGIRGPFHSRPFAEIIRDAERLAATGAKEVNIVAQDTTRFGTDHGGACRLPELVEKLGAVPGIDWIRLHYLHPARVTPDLLDDLYRLPKLVPYFDIPFQHASDRMLTLMNRGTDRRHLVSLIGHIRRTWRKATIRTTFIVGFPGETDEDFAQLIEFIQEHPIDRVGAFPYSPEDGTPALKIRPRVLKPEKTRRLDELMTLQQVLSAERNQKLVGSLQHVMVDVVENGAATARLPGDAWEVDNTVTFAAKANITPGDIIKVKILSADAYDFAAEVHG; encoded by the coding sequence ATGAAGTTTCACCTGATCTCGCTGGGATGCCCGAAGAACACGGCTGATTCCGAAGTCGTCGCCGCCGATCTCGAACGGCGCGGACTCGTCTGGGTCTCGTCCGCCGACGAGGCGGATCTCGTCCTGATCAACACCTGCGGGTTCATCAAGGACGCCAAGGAAGAGTCGCTTCGCACGGTCATGCAGGTGCTCGCGCTCAAGGACGAGCGACCCGAGCTTCGCGTGGCCGTTTTCGGCTGCATGATCAAGCGGTACCGCGACGAGATCGCGAAGGAGATTCCCGAGATCGACCTGGTGTTCGAGTTCTTCTCCGGCTGCGAACTCGACGGGATGATCTCCCGGATCACCGAGACGCCGCGCCCGCCCCGCGCCGGCCGCAACACATGGGTTCCCTCCGCGCGCAGGTTCACCCCCCCGCACATCGGGTTTCTCAAGATCGCCGAAGGCTGCAGCAATCATTGCGCCTACTGCGCCATCCCCGGAATCCGCGGCCCGTTCCATTCGAGACCGTTCGCCGAGATCATCCGCGATGCCGAACGACTTGCGGCCACCGGCGCCAAGGAAGTCAACATCGTGGCGCAGGACACGACGCGCTTCGGAACGGATCACGGCGGAGCCTGTCGTTTGCCGGAGCTGGTCGAAAAACTGGGGGCCGTTCCCGGCATCGACTGGATTCGCCTGCACTACCTGCATCCGGCACGGGTCACCCCCGATCTGCTTGATGACCTGTATCGCCTCCCCAAGCTGGTACCCTACTTCGACATTCCATTCCAGCACGCTTCGGATCGCATGCTGACGCTGATGAACCGCGGCACCGACCGGCGTCACCTCGTGTCGCTGATCGGACACATCCGCCGCACCTGGCGGAAGGCGACGATCAGGACGACGTTCATCGTCGGGTTCCCGGGCGAAACCGATGAGGATTTCGCCCAGCTGATCGAGTTCATCCAGGAGCACCCCATCGACCGGGTCGGCGCTTTCCCCTACTCTCCCGAAGACGGCACGCCGGCCCTCAAGATCAGGCCGCGCGTCCTGAAACCGGAGAAAACCCGCCGGCTCGATGAACTGATGACGCTCCAGCAGGTGCTTTCGGCGGAGCGCAATCAGAAACTCGTCGGGTCGCTCCAGCACGTCATGGTCGATGTCGTCGAGAATGGTGCCGCGACCGCGCGTCTTCCCGGCGACGCATGGGAAGTCGACAATACGGTCACATTCGCGGCGAAGGCAAATATAACGCCTGGCGATATAATAAAAGTAAAAATTTTATCCGCCGACGCCTACGACTTCGCCGCCGAGGTCCACGGATGA
- the pgsA gene encoding CDP-diacylglycerol--glycerol-3-phosphate 3-phosphatidyltransferase, protein MTLATKLTFMRVAAIPVFLGAFLWSGPDTPNGDWGKIVATVTFILAAITDYYDGAVARWYKEETTFGKFMDPIADKLLVSTALIAMVEYRSITFTPAWVAIVIIAREFAVTGLRLICTPKGMAIEASNLGKWKTTAQLTAIITALVFISARVILYSWNYTEAAAVFAVYHGPIVQVLMMIAVIMTVYSGYDYLKRNWHLLDE, encoded by the coding sequence ATGACCCTTGCCACGAAGCTCACGTTCATGCGGGTCGCGGCGATTCCGGTCTTTCTCGGGGCCTTCCTCTGGAGCGGGCCCGACACGCCGAACGGCGACTGGGGAAAGATCGTCGCCACCGTCACGTTCATCCTGGCCGCCATCACCGATTACTACGACGGCGCCGTCGCCCGCTGGTACAAGGAGGAGACGACGTTCGGCAAGTTCATGGACCCCATCGCCGACAAGCTGCTCGTTTCGACGGCGCTCATCGCGATGGTCGAATACCGCTCCATCACGTTCACTCCGGCCTGGGTGGCCATCGTCATCATCGCGCGCGAGTTCGCCGTCACGGGATTGAGGCTGATCTGCACGCCGAAGGGGATGGCCATCGAAGCCAGCAATCTCGGCAAATGGAAGACGACGGCCCAGCTCACGGCGATCATCACGGCGCTGGTGTTCATCAGCGCCCGCGTGATTCTCTATAGTTGGAACTACACGGAAGCGGCGGCGGTCTTCGCCGTCTATCACGGGCCGATCGTCCAGGTTCTCATGATGATCGCCGTCATCATGACCGTCTATTCAGGATATGATTACCTCAAACGAAACTGGCACCTTCTCGACGAGTGA
- a CDS encoding phosphatidylglycerophosphatase A gives MITSNETGTFSTSETPGGRLLSLLSAGGGFGYIPVASGTWGSLPGIAIFLLTRDLAAWLQVVLFFFGCLAAIGLADRSERISGIRDPNFVVIDEVVGMWATLLFLWRADLAVLVAGFLLFRAFDVLKFYPLNIFESFRGGVGIVLDDVAAGMLANIVMRIVLLSGIL, from the coding sequence ATGATTACCTCAAACGAAACTGGCACCTTCTCGACGAGTGAAACGCCCGGCGGGCGTCTGCTCAGCCTCCTGTCGGCCGGAGGCGGGTTCGGCTATATCCCGGTCGCCTCGGGAACATGGGGCAGTCTCCCCGGCATCGCGATCTTTCTGCTGACGCGCGACCTCGCCGCATGGCTGCAGGTCGTCCTGTTTTTCTTCGGATGTCTCGCCGCGATCGGCTTGGCCGACCGTTCCGAGCGCATCTCCGGCATCCGCGATCCCAATTTCGTGGTGATCGACGAAGTCGTCGGGATGTGGGCCACCCTGCTGTTCCTCTGGCGGGCCGATCTCGCCGTGCTCGTCGCCGGCTTCCTGCTGTTCCGGGCGTTCGACGTCCTGAAATTCTACCCCCTGAACATTTTCGAAAGTTTCAGGGGCGGCGTGGGCATCGTCCTCGACGACGTCGCCGCGGGCATGCTGGCGAACATCGTGATGCGGATCGTGCTGCTGTCGGGCATCCTGTAA